Genomic segment of Longimicrobiales bacterium:
CGGGTTCCTGCGCGTGACCATGCCGAGCCCGCCGCCTACGGCGAGCGACGCGAAGACCCACCAGAGGAGCTGCGTCAGAGGGAAGTCTGTCATTGACCCAGCGGATCCTCCGGGTCCCACAGCGCCGTTACCGGATGGTCCTGCGCCATGAGACGATCGAGATCATAGATGAACTTCTCGCGGGTATATTCCGCGTTCTCGTAATCCTGCCCGACGTGGATCGCCTCGACCGGACACACCTCCTGGCACATGCCGCAGAAGATGCAGCGGAACTCGTCGATCTCGTACACGATCGGATAGCGGTTGCCCTGATCGTCCTCGCCCGGCACCAGGCGGATACAGTTGGACGGACAGATCGTCGGACAGAGTCCGCACGCGACGCACTTCGGCCGGCCGTCCGCGTGAACGGCCATCCGGTGCGTGCCGCGCCAGCGCGGCGCGAGCTCCGGCTTCTCGTCCGGATACTCGAGCGTCTCCTTCTGCGGGTTGACGAGATGCCGGAACGTCAACGCCATCCCCTTGAGCGTGGCCCGCAGGTAGGACGTCTGGCCCGTCGGGCGTCTCACGGTCTTCACATTTATGGCCATCCGGCCTCCTGGCTCTCCATTTCGACATCAGCGCTCGCGTGCGCCTGGCGCGTCGC
This window contains:
- a CDS encoding NADH-quinone oxidoreductase subunit I produces the protein MAINVKTVRRPTGQTSYLRATLKGMALTFRHLVNPQKETLEYPDEKPELAPRWRGTHRMAVHADGRPKCVACGLCPTICPSNCIRLVPGEDDQGNRYPIVYEIDEFRCIFCGMCQEVCPVEAIHVGQDYENAEYTREKFIYDLDRLMAQDHPVTALWDPEDPLGQ